A stretch of Pseudomonas sp. LRP2-20 DNA encodes these proteins:
- a CDS encoding OmpA family protein, with protein MKLKNTLGLAIGSLVAATSFGVMAQGQGAVEIEGNVTKQYYDSERNFKNDGTNPGVRLGYFLTDDVSLDLGYNETHNARGEVFNKDIKGSKAKLDATYHFGTVGDALRPYVSAGFAHESLGQATRGGRDHSTFANVGAGAKWYITDMFFARAGVEAMYNIDDGNTEWGPTVGVGLNFGGSGGKVAAAPAPVAEVCSDSDNDGVCDNVDKCPDTPANVTVDADGCPAVAEVVRVELDVKFDFDKSVVKPNSYGDIKNLADFMKQYPQTTTVVEGHTDSVGPDAYNQKLSERRANAVKQVLTQQYGVEASRVDSVGYGETRPVADNATEEGRAINRRVEAQVEAQAK; from the coding sequence ATGAAATTGAAAAACACCTTGGGCTTGGCCATTGGCTCGCTCGTCGCTGCTACTTCGTTCGGCGTTATGGCTCAAGGCCAGGGCGCAGTCGAAATCGAAGGTAACGTTACCAAGCAGTACTACGACAGCGAGCGTAACTTCAAGAACGACGGCACCAATCCTGGTGTTCGCCTGGGTTACTTCCTGACTGACGACGTATCCCTGGACCTGGGCTACAACGAGACTCACAACGCTCGTGGCGAAGTCTTCAACAAGGACATCAAAGGTTCCAAGGCCAAGCTGGACGCTACCTACCACTTCGGTACCGTCGGCGACGCTCTGCGTCCGTACGTTTCCGCTGGTTTCGCTCACGAGAGCCTGGGCCAGGCCACTCGCGGCGGCCGTGACCACTCCACCTTCGCCAACGTTGGCGCTGGCGCCAAGTGGTACATCACCGACATGTTCTTCGCCCGTGCCGGCGTAGAAGCCATGTACAACATCGACGACGGCAACACCGAGTGGGGTCCGACCGTTGGTGTGGGTCTGAACTTCGGTGGCAGCGGCGGCAAAGTTGCTGCAGCTCCTGCTCCAGTTGCTGAAGTCTGCTCCGACTCCGACAACGACGGCGTTTGCGACAACGTCGACAAGTGCCCAGACACCCCAGCCAACGTTACCGTTGACGCTGACGGCTGCCCGGCTGTTGCCGAAGTCGTTCGCGTTGAGCTGGACGTCAAGTTCGACTTCGACAAGTCGGTCGTCAAGCCAAACAGCTACGGCGACATCAAGAACCTGGCTGACTTCATGAAGCAGTACCCACAGACCACCACCGTGGTTGAAGGTCACACTGACTCCGTCGGCCCAGACGCTTACAACCAGAAGCTGTCCGAGCGTCGTGCCAACGCTGTCAAGCAGGTCCTGACCCAGCAGTACGGCGTAGAAGCTAGCCGTGTTGACTCGGTTGGCTACGGCGAAACCCGTCCGGTTGCCGACAACGCCACCGAAGAAGGCCGCGCTATCAACCGTCGCGTTGAAGCTCAGGTAGAAGCCCAGGCCAAGTAA
- the sigX gene encoding RNA polymerase sigma factor SigX, with the protein MRYDPRELTDEELVARSHEELYHVTRAYEELMRRYQRTLFNVCARYLGNDRDADDVCQEVMLKVLYGLKNFEGKSKFKTWLYSITYNECITQYRKERRKRRLMDALSLDPVEEASEEKAPKPEEKGGLDKWLVHVNPIDREILVLRFVAELEFQEIADIMHMGLSATKMRYKRALDKLREKFAGLDET; encoded by the coding sequence ATGCGTTATGACCCCCGCGAACTCACCGACGAGGAGTTGGTGGCGCGTTCGCATGAGGAGCTGTATCACGTAACCCGCGCCTATGAGGAACTCATGCGGCGCTACCAGCGGACCCTGTTCAACGTCTGTGCGCGTTACCTGGGGAACGATCGCGACGCTGATGATGTCTGTCAGGAAGTGATGCTGAAGGTGCTGTACGGTCTGAAGAACTTCGAGGGCAAGTCCAAGTTCAAGACCTGGCTCTACAGCATTACCTACAACGAATGCATTACCCAGTACCGCAAGGAGCGTCGTAAACGCCGGTTGATGGATGCCTTGAGCCTGGACCCTGTAGAAGAGGCGTCCGAAGAAAAGGCACCGAAGCCGGAAGAAAAAGGCGGGCTGGACAAGTGGTTGGTGCATGTGAACCCGATCGATCGGGAAATTCTGGTGTTGCGCTTTGTCGCTGAGCTGGAATTTCAGGAGATCGCCGATATCATGCACATGGGCTTGAGCGCTACGAAAATGCGCTACAAGCGCGCGCTAGACAAGCTTCGTGAGAAATTTGCAGGTCTGGATGAAACTTAG
- a CDS encoding mechanosensitive ion channel family protein: MELDLWTQSLVTAMTALWTKVANFIPNLFGALVVVLLGFVVAKLLDTLLSKLLAKFGLDRLMAGTGLTKMLGRVGIQVPISTLIGKIVYWFVLLIFLVSAAESLGLERVSATLDMLALYLPKVFGAALVLLAGVLLAQVANGLVRGAAEGIGLEYSAGLGRITQGLVIIISISVAISQLEVKTDLLNHVIVIGLITVGLAVALAMGLGSREIAGQILAGIYVRELYQVGQQVRIGEVEGMIEEIGTVKTTLLTDDGELVSLSNRVLLEQRVNSR, translated from the coding sequence ATGGAACTCGATCTCTGGACCCAGAGCCTGGTCACTGCGATGACCGCCCTATGGACCAAGGTAGCGAACTTCATCCCCAACCTGTTCGGCGCGCTGGTCGTGGTGCTGCTCGGTTTCGTGGTGGCCAAGCTGCTCGATACACTGCTTTCCAAGCTCCTGGCCAAGTTCGGCCTGGACCGCCTGATGGCCGGCACCGGGCTGACCAAGATGCTTGGCCGGGTCGGCATCCAGGTGCCGATCTCGACCCTGATTGGCAAGATCGTCTACTGGTTCGTGTTGCTGATCTTCCTCGTCTCGGCCGCAGAGTCACTGGGCCTGGAGCGGGTTTCGGCAACGCTCGACATGCTCGCCCTGTACCTGCCCAAGGTCTTTGGCGCAGCCCTGGTACTGCTGGCTGGCGTGCTGCTGGCGCAGGTGGCCAACGGCCTGGTGCGCGGCGCTGCCGAAGGTATCGGCCTGGAATACTCCGCAGGCCTGGGGCGCATCACCCAAGGCCTGGTGATCATCATCAGCATCTCGGTGGCCATCAGCCAGCTTGAGGTCAAGACCGACCTGCTCAACCACGTGATCGTCATTGGGCTGATTACCGTTGGTCTGGCCGTTGCGCTTGCCATGGGCCTTGGCAGCCGCGAAATTGCCGGGCAGATTCTGGCCGGCATCTACGTTCGCGAACTCTACCAGGTCGGCCAGCAGGTGCGGATTGGAGAGGTTGAAGGAATGATCGAAGAGATCGGCACGGTCAAGACGACGCTGTTGACCGATGATGGCGAACTGGTGTCGCTGTCCAATCGCGTGCTCCTCGAGCAGCGAGTCAATAGCCGCTAA
- a CDS encoding CrfX protein, whose amino-acid sequence MHDPFEQSLRDLLKASPSGEERDDAACLGRVLKTANRQVGAGDLFSLLGRWSQALLIAVNNGSAHVAPVRRHSTRNAANGSKADKAD is encoded by the coding sequence ATGCACGATCCGTTTGAACAATCCCTGCGCGACCTGCTCAAGGCGTCACCCTCCGGTGAAGAGCGCGATGATGCCGCATGCCTGGGTCGCGTGCTGAAAACCGCCAACCGCCAGGTCGGCGCCGGTGATCTGTTCAGCCTGCTTGGCCGTTGGAGCCAGGCGCTGCTGATCGCCGTGAACAATGGCTCGGCGCACGTTGCGCCGGTGCGTCGACACTCTACCCGCAACGCTGCCAATGGCAGCAAAGCAGATAAGGCCGATTGA
- a CDS encoding zinc transporter ZntB → MFEEDNAQWGLVHALVLDGKGGARSIARTELDDLQLQPQESLWLHWDRSHPQTRTWLLQDSGLSEFACDLLLEENTRPRLLPQPGEQLLLFLRGVNLNPGAEPEDMVSVRIHAQPQRVISLRLRPLRASDEVLQQLEEGRGPKSASELLLLMGELLTEKVQSLVSDLSELVDLEEEKVESDERYTPEQGSLQQIRRRAAGLRRFLAPQREIYAQLSRSKCSWFCDADADYWNELNNSLIRYLEELELTRERAALVLESEDRRRSERMNRTMYRFGIITCIFLPMSFITGLLGINVGGIPGASNPYGFLLACIVVLALAVGQWWLFRRLRWV, encoded by the coding sequence ATGTTCGAGGAAGACAACGCGCAGTGGGGGCTGGTGCATGCCCTGGTGCTCGATGGTAAAGGGGGCGCGCGCTCGATTGCCCGGACCGAGCTGGACGACCTGCAGTTGCAGCCACAGGAAAGCCTGTGGCTGCACTGGGACCGCAGCCATCCGCAGACCCGCACCTGGCTGTTGCAGGACAGTGGCCTGAGCGAATTTGCCTGCGACCTGCTGCTGGAGGAAAACACCCGGCCGCGGTTGTTGCCGCAGCCGGGTGAGCAGCTGCTGTTGTTCCTGCGTGGGGTCAACCTCAACCCGGGCGCCGAGCCCGAGGACATGGTCTCGGTGCGCATCCATGCCCAGCCGCAGCGGGTCATTTCGCTGCGCTTGCGGCCATTGCGTGCCAGCGATGAAGTCCTTCAGCAGCTCGAAGAGGGCAGGGGACCGAAATCGGCGTCCGAACTGTTGCTGCTGATGGGCGAGTTGCTGACCGAAAAGGTTCAGAGCCTGGTCAGCGACCTCTCGGAACTGGTCGACCTGGAAGAAGAAAAGGTTGAATCCGACGAACGGTATACCCCTGAGCAGGGCAGCCTGCAGCAGATCCGTCGCCGCGCCGCAGGTTTGCGCCGCTTCCTGGCGCCACAGCGGGAGATCTACGCCCAGCTGTCGCGCAGCAAGTGCAGCTGGTTCTGCGATGCCGATGCCGATTACTGGAACGAGCTTAACAACAGCCTGATCCGCTACCTCGAAGAGCTCGAGCTGACCCGCGAGCGGGCAGCGCTGGTGCTGGAAAGCGAAGACCGCCGGCGCAGCGAGCGGATGAACCGGACCATGTACCGCTTCGGCATCATCACCTGCATCTTCCTGCCCATGAGCTTCATCACCGGGCTGCTCGGCATCAACGTCGGCGGCATTCCGGGGGCGAGCAACCCGTATGGCTTCCTGCTGGCCTGCATCGTCGTGCTGGCGCTGGCGGTGGGGCAATGGTGGCTGTTCAGGCGGTTGCGCTGGGTATGA
- the rraA gene encoding ribonuclease E activity regulator RraA yields MQHYVTPDLCDAYPDLVQVLEPMFSNFGGRDSFGGQIVTIKCFEDNSLVKEQVELDGKGKVLVVDGGGSLRRALLGDMLAEKAAKNGWEGLVIYGCVRDVDVLIQTDVGVQALASHPMKTDKRGIGDLNVAVTFAGVTFRPGEYLYADNNGVIISPSPLKMPE; encoded by the coding sequence ATGCAGCATTACGTAACGCCCGACCTGTGTGACGCCTACCCGGACCTGGTTCAGGTGCTGGAGCCGATGTTCAGCAACTTCGGTGGCCGCGACTCCTTCGGTGGCCAGATCGTCACCATCAAGTGCTTCGAAGACAACTCGCTGGTCAAGGAGCAGGTCGAACTCGATGGCAAAGGCAAGGTCCTGGTAGTCGATGGCGGTGGCTCGCTGCGCCGTGCGCTGCTCGGTGACATGCTCGCGGAAAAGGCTGCGAAAAATGGCTGGGAAGGCCTGGTGATCTATGGCTGCGTGCGTGACGTCGATGTGCTGATCCAGACCGACGTCGGCGTGCAGGCCCTGGCCAGCCACCCGATGAAAACCGACAAGCGCGGCATCGGCGACCTCAACGTGGCCGTGACCTTTGCCGGTGTCACCTTCCGCCCGGGTGAGTACCTGTACGCCGACAACAACGGCGTGATCATCTCGCCAAGCCCGCTGAAAATGCCGGAGTGA
- a CDS encoding alpha/beta fold hydrolase, whose product MQSSSNLFPVALLSAERRGDLSEDVYRIKAGNSPDPSVELAVTRLGLADQGRPQGVPVILLHGSFSNRRFWYSPKGIGLGAYLARAGFDVWIPEMRGHGLSPRNIAWKHNSVADYARDDLPLIGAFVREQSGQAPHWIGHSLGGTTLVAALGGGFLKAEQVASVALFGTQISRVYWPLKVPPLTWGAKLLLKRWGQISGPRFKRGPEDEPIGLALESMRWHGLFGRFGDKQGDWWAALAEVDVPLLAVAGAGDFQDPVWACRKLFDQLGGARKQFLRLGREEGFEAFGHVDMLVSKAAQAQVWPLVERWLRDPLLPVHESTVVCEPVPAN is encoded by the coding sequence ATGCAAAGCAGCAGCAACCTTTTTCCCGTGGCCTTGCTCAGTGCCGAGCGCCGCGGCGACCTCAGCGAAGACGTGTACCGGATCAAGGCCGGCAACAGCCCTGACCCCAGCGTCGAACTGGCCGTGACCCGCCTGGGCCTGGCTGATCAAGGCCGGCCCCAGGGAGTGCCGGTGATTCTGCTGCATGGCAGTTTCTCCAACCGACGCTTCTGGTACTCGCCCAAAGGCATCGGCCTGGGTGCCTATTTGGCGCGGGCCGGGTTCGATGTGTGGATCCCGGAGATGCGCGGTCATGGCCTGTCGCCGCGCAATATCGCATGGAAGCACAACAGCGTTGCCGACTATGCCCGCGATGACCTGCCATTGATTGGCGCATTCGTGCGCGAGCAGTCTGGCCAGGCGCCGCACTGGATCGGCCACTCCCTGGGTGGAACCACCTTGGTGGCGGCATTGGGTGGCGGCTTTCTCAAGGCTGAACAGGTGGCCAGCGTGGCGCTTTTCGGTACGCAGATCAGCCGTGTCTACTGGCCGCTGAAAGTGCCTCCGCTGACCTGGGGAGCGAAATTGCTGCTCAAGCGCTGGGGGCAGATTTCCGGGCCCCGTTTCAAGCGTGGGCCGGAAGACGAGCCAATCGGACTGGCCCTTGAGAGCATGCGCTGGCATGGCCTGTTCGGCCGTTTTGGCGACAAACAGGGTGATTGGTGGGCGGCGTTAGCCGAAGTGGATGTGCCGCTGCTGGCCGTGGCCGGTGCCGGCGACTTCCAGGACCCGGTGTGGGCCTGCCGCAAGCTGTTCGATCAGCTTGGTGGTGCGCGCAAGCAGTTCCTGCGCCTGGGGCGCGAAGAAGGCTTCGAGGCCTTCGGGCATGTCGACATGCTGGTGAGCAAGGCGGCGCAGGCGCAGGTCTGGCCGCTGGTGGAGCGGTGGTTGCGCGATCCGCTGTTGCCGGTGCATGAGTCGACGGTGGTGTGCGAGCCTGTGCCTGCCAACTGA
- the ppsA gene encoding phosphoenolpyruvate synthase — translation MVEYVVSLDKLGVHDVEHVGGKNASLGEMISNLAGAGVSVPGGFATTAQAYRDFLEQSGLNDKIHAALDALDVDDVNALAKTGAQIRQWVMEAEFPARLDSEIRTAFAEMSKGNDNMAVAVRSSATAEDLPDASFAGQQETFLNIRGVDNVIRAAKEVFASLFNDRAIAYRVHQGFDHKLVALSAGVQRMVRSETGTAGVMFTLDTESGFRDVVFITGAYGLGETVVQGAVNPDEFYVHKQTLQAGRPAILRRNLGSKAIKMVYGDEAKAGRSVKTVEVDRAERARFCLSDDEVNELAKQAMIIEQHYQRPMDIEWAKDGDDGKLYIVQARPETVKSRASANVMERYLLKEKGTVLVEGRAIGQRIGAGKVRVINDVSEMDKVQPGDVLVSDMTDPDWEPVMKRASAIVTNRGGRTCHAAIIARELGIPAVVGCGNATQVLKDGQGVTVSCAEGDTGFIFEGELGFDVKQNSVDAMPELPFKIMMNVGNPDRAFDFAQLPNAGVGLARLEFIINRMIGVHPKALLNYAGLPADLKESVDKRIAGYNDPVGFYVEKLVEGISTLAAAFYPKKVIVRLSDFKSNEYANLIGGKLYEPEEENPMLGFRGASRYISESFRDCFELECRALKRVRNEMGLTNVEIMVPFVRTLGEASQVVDLLAENGLARGDNGLRVIMMCELPSNAILAEEFLEYFDGFSIGSNDLTQLTLGLDRDSGIIAHLFDERNPAVKKLLANAIQACNKAGKYIGICGQGPSDHPDLAKWLMEQGIESVSLNPDSVLETWFFLAEGQGAA, via the coding sequence TTGGTAGAGTACGTAGTTTCCCTCGATAAGCTCGGCGTCCATGATGTGGAGCATGTGGGGGGCAAGAACGCATCCCTGGGCGAGATGATCAGTAACCTCGCCGGTGCCGGCGTGTCGGTGCCGGGCGGCTTTGCCACTACGGCTCAGGCGTACCGTGACTTTCTCGAACAGAGTGGCCTGAACGACAAGATTCACGCCGCGCTCGATGCCCTGGACGTGGACGACGTCAACGCCCTGGCCAAGACCGGCGCGCAGATTCGCCAGTGGGTGATGGAGGCCGAATTCCCGGCGCGTCTGGATTCGGAAATCCGTACCGCCTTCGCCGAAATGTCCAAGGGCAACGACAACATGGCGGTGGCCGTGCGTTCCTCGGCCACCGCCGAAGACCTGCCGGACGCCTCGTTCGCCGGCCAGCAGGAAACCTTCCTCAACATCCGTGGCGTCGACAACGTGATCCGCGCGGCCAAGGAAGTGTTCGCCTCGCTGTTCAACGACCGTGCCATCGCCTACCGCGTGCACCAGGGCTTCGACCACAAGCTGGTGGCCCTGTCCGCCGGCGTGCAGCGCATGGTCCGCTCGGAAACCGGCACCGCCGGCGTGATGTTCACCCTCGACACCGAGTCGGGCTTCCGTGACGTGGTGTTCATCACCGGCGCCTACGGCCTGGGTGAGACCGTAGTGCAGGGTGCGGTCAACCCTGACGAATTCTACGTGCACAAACAGACCCTGCAGGCCGGCCGCCCGGCCATCCTGCGCCGCAACCTGGGCAGCAAGGCGATCAAGATGGTCTATGGCGACGAAGCCAAGGCCGGTCGCTCGGTCAAGACCGTCGAGGTCGACCGCGCCGAACGCGCCCGCTTCTGCCTGAGCGACGACGAAGTCAACGAACTGGCCAAGCAGGCGATGATCATCGAGCAGCACTACCAGCGCCCGATGGACATCGAATGGGCCAAGGACGGTGACGACGGCAAACTGTACATCGTCCAGGCCCGCCCTGAGACGGTCAAGAGCCGCGCCAGCGCCAACGTCATGGAGCGTTACCTGCTCAAGGAAAAAGGCACCGTGCTGGTCGAAGGCCGCGCCATCGGCCAGCGCATCGGCGCCGGCAAGGTCCGCGTGATCAACGACGTGTCCGAGATGGACAAGGTGCAGCCGGGTGACGTACTGGTCTCCGACATGACCGACCCGGATTGGGAACCGGTAATGAAGCGCGCCAGCGCCATCGTCACCAACCGTGGCGGGCGTACCTGCCACGCGGCGATCATCGCCCGTGAGCTGGGCATTCCGGCCGTGGTCGGTTGCGGCAACGCCACCCAGGTGCTCAAAGATGGCCAGGGTGTGACCGTATCCTGCGCCGAAGGCGATACCGGCTTCATCTTCGAGGGTGAGCTGGGCTTCGACGTCAAGCAGAACTCGGTAGATGCCATGCCGGAGCTGCCGTTCAAGATCATGATGAACGTCGGTAACCCGGACCGCGCCTTCGACTTCGCCCAGCTGCCGAACGCAGGTGTGGGCCTGGCGCGCCTGGAGTTCATCATCAACCGCATGATCGGCGTGCACCCCAAGGCGCTGCTGAACTACGCAGGCCTGCCAGCCGACCTGAAAGAAAGCGTCGACAAGCGCATCGCCGGCTACAACGACCCGGTCGGCTTCTATGTCGAAAAACTGGTCGAGGGCATCAGCACCCTGGCTGCGGCCTTCTACCCGAAAAAGGTCATCGTGCGCCTGTCGGACTTCAAGTCCAACGAGTACGCCAACCTGATCGGCGGCAAGCTGTACGAGCCGGAAGAAGAAAACCCGATGCTGGGCTTCCGCGGTGCCTCGCGCTACATCAGCGAATCGTTCCGTGACTGCTTCGAGCTCGAGTGCCGTGCGCTGAAGCGTGTGCGCAACGAGATGGGCCTGACCAACGTCGAGATCATGGTGCCGTTCGTGCGCACTCTGGGCGAAGCCAGCCAGGTCGTCGACCTGCTCGCCGAAAACGGCCTGGCCCGCGGCGACAACGGCCTGCGCGTGATCATGATGTGCGAACTTCCGTCCAACGCGATCCTCGCCGAAGAGTTCCTCGAGTACTTCGACGGTTTCTCGATCGGCTCCAACGACCTGACCCAGCTGACCCTGGGCCTGGACCGCGACTCTGGCATCATCGCCCACCTGTTCGACGAGCGTAACCCGGCCGTCAAGAAACTGCTGGCCAACGCCATCCAGGCGTGCAACAAGGCTGGCAAGTACATCGGTATCTGCGGTCAGGGCCCATCGGACCACCCGGACCTGGCCAAGTGGCTGATGGAGCAGGGCATCGAAAGCGTGTCGCTGAACCCGGACTCGGTACTCGAGACCTGGTTCTTCCTGGCCGAAGGCCAGGGCGCGGCCTGA
- a CDS encoding pyruvate, water dikinase regulatory protein, translated as MKRTAFFISDGTGITAETLGQSLLAQFESIPFNKFTRPYIDSPEKARAMVQQINTAAERDGMRPIIFDTIVNQDIREILATSNGFMIDIFSTFLSPLEQELTAHSSYSVGKSHSIGGNSNYMERIEAVNFALDNDDGARTHYYDKADLILVGVSRCGKTPTCLYMAMQFGIRAANYPLTEDDMERLQLPAVLKKYHHKLFGLTIDPDRLTAIRHERKPNSRYSSFAQCEFEVREVENLFRRENIPNINSTHFSVEEISAKILVEKGVERRFK; from the coding sequence ATGAAACGAACCGCGTTCTTCATCTCCGATGGCACCGGCATCACCGCCGAAACACTGGGCCAGAGCCTGCTCGCTCAATTCGAGAGCATTCCGTTCAATAAATTCACCCGTCCGTACATCGACAGCCCGGAAAAAGCGCGGGCCATGGTGCAGCAGATCAACACGGCCGCAGAGCGCGATGGCATGCGGCCGATCATCTTCGATACCATCGTCAATCAGGACATCCGCGAGATCCTGGCGACGTCGAACGGCTTCATGATCGACATCTTTTCGACGTTTTTATCCCCGCTTGAGCAGGAATTGACTGCCCATTCGTCGTATTCCGTGGGCAAGTCGCACTCGATCGGCGGCAATTCCAACTACATGGAACGGATCGAGGCGGTCAACTTCGCGCTGGATAACGACGACGGCGCGCGCACCCACTACTACGACAAGGCCGACCTGATCCTGGTTGGCGTGTCGCGTTGCGGCAAGACCCCGACCTGCCTGTACATGGCCATGCAATTCGGCATCCGCGCAGCCAACTACCCGCTGACCGAGGATGACATGGAGCGCCTGCAGCTGCCGGCGGTACTGAAGAAGTACCATCACAAACTGTTCGGCCTGACCATCGACCCTGACCGCCTGACCGCCATCCGCCACGAGCGCAAGCCCAACAGCCGCTATTCGAGCTTTGCCCAGTGCGAGTTCGAGGTGCGCGAGGTGGAGAACCTGTTCCGTCGCGAGAACATTCCCAACATCAACTCCACGCATTTTTCGGTGGAAGAGATTTCGGCGAAGATCCTCGTGGAAAAAGGTGTGGAGCGCAGGTTCAAGTAA